A stretch of the Agelaius phoeniceus isolate bAgePho1 chromosome 1, bAgePho1.hap1, whole genome shotgun sequence genome encodes the following:
- the RNF138 gene encoding E3 ubiquitin-protein ligase RNF138 isoform X2, producing MAEGAAAAPACFNEDDFYCPVCQEVFKTPVRTANCQHVFCRKCFLTAIRESGTHCPLCRGSVTKKERTYPKRALDVENSMKKASGGCRCCEKQVRFSWMRQHYKTCKKYQDEYGVSSIMPNLQISQDATGNSRSDAIPDTGEMANNQILQGETSGHPTFKCPLCQEANFTRQRLLDHCNNRHLYQIVPVICPICVSLPWADTNQVTRNLVSHLNLRHRFDYGEFVNLQLDEEAQYQNAVQESCHVNF from the exons ATGGCCGAGGGGGCCGCGGCGGCCCCGGCGTGCTTCAACGAGGATGATTTTTACTGCCCGGTGTGCCAGGAGGTGTTCAAAACGCCCGTGAGGACCGCCAACTGCCAGCACGT GTTTTGCAGGAAGTGCTTCTTGACAGCTATAAGGGAAAGTGGAACACATTGTCCTCTCTGCCGGGGGAGCGTGACTAAAAAAGAAAGAACGTATCCCAAAAGGGCTCTAGATGTTGAAAACAGTATGAAGAAAGCTTCTGGGGGCTGTAGATGCTGTGAGAAGCAG GTTAGATTTTCATGGATGAGACAGCATTATAAAACGTGTAAGAAGTATCAGGATGAATATGGTGTTTCTTCAATTATGCCAAACTTACAGATTTCCCAAGACGCAACAGGGAACAG CAGGAGTGATGCTATACCTGATACTGGCGAGATGGCAAATAATCAAATACTTCAAGGAGAAACAAG TGGACACCCAACCTTCAAATGCCCCCTGTGTCAGGAGGCCAATTTTACCAGACAGCGTTTGCTGGATCACTGTAATAATAGACATCTTTATCAGATCGTTCCTGTG ATCTGTCCTATTTGTGTATCTCTTCCTTGGGCAGATACTAACCAGGTTACTAGAAATCTTGTTAGCCATCTAAATCTAAGACACCGGTTTGACTATGGAGAATTTGTG AATCTTCAGCTTGATGAAGAAGCCCAATACCAAAATGCAGTTCAAGAATCCTGTCATGTGAACTTTTAA
- the RNF138 gene encoding E3 ubiquitin-protein ligase RNF138 isoform X1 — translation MAEGAAAAPACFNEDDFYCPVCQEVFKTPVRTANCQHVFCRKCFLTAIRESGTHCPLCRGSVTKKERTYPKRALDVENSMKKASGGCRCCEKQVRFSWMRQHYKTCKKYQDEYGVSSIMPNLQISQDATGNSSRSDAIPDTGEMANNQILQGETSGHPTFKCPLCQEANFTRQRLLDHCNNRHLYQIVPVICPICVSLPWADTNQVTRNLVSHLNLRHRFDYGEFVNLQLDEEAQYQNAVQESCHVNF, via the exons ATGGCCGAGGGGGCCGCGGCGGCCCCGGCGTGCTTCAACGAGGATGATTTTTACTGCCCGGTGTGCCAGGAGGTGTTCAAAACGCCCGTGAGGACCGCCAACTGCCAGCACGT GTTTTGCAGGAAGTGCTTCTTGACAGCTATAAGGGAAAGTGGAACACATTGTCCTCTCTGCCGGGGGAGCGTGACTAAAAAAGAAAGAACGTATCCCAAAAGGGCTCTAGATGTTGAAAACAGTATGAAGAAAGCTTCTGGGGGCTGTAGATGCTGTGAGAAGCAG GTTAGATTTTCATGGATGAGACAGCATTATAAAACGTGTAAGAAGTATCAGGATGAATATGGTGTTTCTTCAATTATGCCAAACTTACAGATTTCCCAAGACGCAACAGGGAACAG tAGCAGGAGTGATGCTATACCTGATACTGGCGAGATGGCAAATAATCAAATACTTCAAGGAGAAACAAG TGGACACCCAACCTTCAAATGCCCCCTGTGTCAGGAGGCCAATTTTACCAGACAGCGTTTGCTGGATCACTGTAATAATAGACATCTTTATCAGATCGTTCCTGTG ATCTGTCCTATTTGTGTATCTCTTCCTTGGGCAGATACTAACCAGGTTACTAGAAATCTTGTTAGCCATCTAAATCTAAGACACCGGTTTGACTATGGAGAATTTGTG AATCTTCAGCTTGATGAAGAAGCCCAATACCAAAATGCAGTTCAAGAATCCTGTCATGTGAACTTTTAA
- the RNF138 gene encoding E3 ubiquitin-protein ligase RNF138 isoform X3, protein MVFPVPFRTRTVVFCRKCFLTAIRESGTHCPLCRGSVTKKERTYPKRALDVENSMKKASGGCRCCEKQVRFSWMRQHYKTCKKYQDEYGVSSIMPNLQISQDATGNSSRSDAIPDTGEMANNQILQGETSGHPTFKCPLCQEANFTRQRLLDHCNNRHLYQIVPVICPICVSLPWADTNQVTRNLVSHLNLRHRFDYGEFVNLQLDEEAQYQNAVQESCHVNF, encoded by the exons ATGGTTTTCCCCGTTCCTTTTCGAACAAGGACGGTAGT GTTTTGCAGGAAGTGCTTCTTGACAGCTATAAGGGAAAGTGGAACACATTGTCCTCTCTGCCGGGGGAGCGTGACTAAAAAAGAAAGAACGTATCCCAAAAGGGCTCTAGATGTTGAAAACAGTATGAAGAAAGCTTCTGGGGGCTGTAGATGCTGTGAGAAGCAG GTTAGATTTTCATGGATGAGACAGCATTATAAAACGTGTAAGAAGTATCAGGATGAATATGGTGTTTCTTCAATTATGCCAAACTTACAGATTTCCCAAGACGCAACAGGGAACAG tAGCAGGAGTGATGCTATACCTGATACTGGCGAGATGGCAAATAATCAAATACTTCAAGGAGAAACAAG TGGACACCCAACCTTCAAATGCCCCCTGTGTCAGGAGGCCAATTTTACCAGACAGCGTTTGCTGGATCACTGTAATAATAGACATCTTTATCAGATCGTTCCTGTG ATCTGTCCTATTTGTGTATCTCTTCCTTGGGCAGATACTAACCAGGTTACTAGAAATCTTGTTAGCCATCTAAATCTAAGACACCGGTTTGACTATGGAGAATTTGTG AATCTTCAGCTTGATGAAGAAGCCCAATACCAAAATGCAGTTCAAGAATCCTGTCATGTGAACTTTTAA